A region from the Streptomyces sp. 3214.6 genome encodes:
- a CDS encoding alpha/beta fold hydrolase → MDLRPPRLRGLLRGPRRLLAAGAAVVVLAGAGTWTAAVASDDAPQVHRADRLMAVDGVKLDTSYFTAGGSGRRPAVLLGHGFGGSKDDVRQQAEKLARDGYAVLTWSARGFGESTGKIGLNDPKGEVADVSKLIDWLAEQPQVQLDKAGDPRVGVAGASYGGAISLLAAGYDARVDAIAPSITYWNLADALFPDGVFKKLWAGIFFNTGGGATHFEPALAAMYDRVAESGAPDAAARKLLEERSPSAVADRIKVPTLLIQGQTDSLFTLAQSDAAEKAIRANGAPVDVDWIAGGHDGGDLEASRVQNRVRSWFDRYLKDDKSADTGPAFRVTRTGGVDSTDGAALLRGASADSYPGLESGGRTFELTGRREEQSFANPAGASPPAVSALPGLGGGGLSQLSSLGVGVSLDFPGQFAAFDSAPVTGDLRVTGSPTVTVHVRSTSDQAVLFAKVYDVGADGTQQVLPSQLVAPVRVEGAKAGKDVTITLPAIDHKVDDGHRLRLVLASTDLGYASPVTPATYTVSLKGDLKVPTAPAVTTAAAPLPSWVWWLPLAGAAVALALLLTARRRTAMPAPDPALAEVPLQITDLSKKYANGDRYSVRDLSFRVEKGQVLGLLGPNGAGKTTTLRMLMGLIKPDDGEIRVFGHAIRPGAPVLSRVGSFVEGAGFLPHLTGRENLELYWQATGRPAEDAHLAEALEIAGLGDALARAVRTYSQGMRQRLAIAQAMLGLPDLLILDEPTNGLDPPQIREMREVMIRYAAAGRTVIVSSHLLSEVEQSCTHLVVMDRGKLVQAGPVAEIVGSGDTLLVGTATPVDEPIVEKIAALPGVASAAPAEEGLLVRLGADGTAQRLVAELVRLDVPVTSVGPHRRLEDAFLTLIGGSA, encoded by the coding sequence ATGGATCTTCGACCGCCCCGTCTGCGAGGGCTGCTTCGGGGGCCCCGGAGGCTACTGGCCGCCGGGGCCGCCGTCGTCGTACTCGCCGGCGCCGGCACATGGACGGCGGCCGTCGCCTCCGACGACGCACCGCAGGTACACCGCGCCGACCGGCTGATGGCCGTGGACGGGGTGAAGCTGGACACCTCCTACTTCACCGCCGGCGGCTCGGGGCGCCGCCCCGCCGTCCTCCTCGGGCACGGCTTCGGCGGCAGCAAGGACGACGTCCGGCAGCAGGCCGAGAAGCTCGCCCGCGACGGATACGCGGTGCTGACCTGGTCCGCGCGCGGCTTCGGCGAGTCCACCGGCAAGATCGGCCTGAACGACCCGAAGGGCGAGGTCGCCGACGTCTCGAAGCTGATCGACTGGCTGGCCGAGCAGCCGCAGGTCCAGCTCGACAAGGCCGGCGACCCGCGCGTCGGTGTGGCCGGCGCCTCCTACGGCGGCGCGATCTCCCTGCTCGCCGCCGGGTACGACGCCCGCGTCGACGCCATCGCCCCCTCGATCACCTACTGGAACCTCGCGGACGCGCTGTTCCCCGACGGCGTCTTCAAGAAGCTGTGGGCCGGCATCTTCTTCAACACCGGCGGCGGCGCGACCCACTTCGAACCCGCGCTGGCCGCGATGTACGACCGGGTGGCCGAGTCCGGCGCCCCCGACGCCGCCGCCCGCAAGCTGCTCGAAGAGCGCTCCCCGTCGGCCGTCGCCGACCGCATCAAGGTCCCCACCCTCCTCATCCAGGGCCAGACCGACTCCCTCTTCACCCTCGCCCAGTCCGACGCCGCCGAGAAGGCGATCCGCGCGAACGGCGCGCCCGTCGACGTCGACTGGATAGCGGGCGGCCACGACGGCGGCGATCTGGAGGCGAGCCGCGTACAGAACCGGGTGCGGTCCTGGTTCGACCGGTATCTGAAGGACGACAAGTCCGCCGACACCGGCCCCGCGTTCCGCGTCACCCGCACCGGAGGAGTCGACTCCACCGACGGCGCCGCCCTGCTCAGGGGCGCGAGCGCGGACAGCTACCCCGGCCTGGAGAGCGGCGGGCGCACCTTCGAGCTGACCGGCCGCCGCGAGGAGCAGTCCTTCGCCAACCCGGCCGGCGCGAGCCCGCCCGCCGTCTCCGCCCTGCCCGGCCTCGGCGGCGGCGGCCTCTCCCAGCTGTCCTCCCTCGGCGTCGGCGTCTCCCTCGACTTCCCCGGCCAGTTCGCCGCCTTCGACTCCGCGCCGGTCACCGGCGACCTGCGCGTCACCGGCTCCCCGACGGTCACCGTCCACGTGAGGTCGACGTCCGACCAGGCCGTCCTCTTCGCCAAGGTCTACGACGTCGGCGCCGACGGCACCCAGCAGGTGCTGCCCTCCCAGCTCGTCGCCCCGGTCCGCGTCGAGGGCGCCAAGGCCGGCAAGGACGTCACGATCACGCTCCCGGCGATCGACCACAAGGTCGACGACGGCCACCGCCTGCGCCTGGTCCTCGCCTCCACCGACCTCGGCTACGCCTCCCCGGTGACCCCAGCGACGTACACCGTGTCCCTGAAGGGCGACCTCAAGGTCCCGACCGCCCCGGCCGTGACGACCGCGGCCGCCCCCCTCCCGTCCTGGGTGTGGTGGCTGCCCCTCGCGGGCGCGGCCGTAGCGCTGGCCCTGCTGCTGACGGCCCGCCGCCGCACCGCCATGCCCGCCCCCGACCCGGCGCTCGCCGAGGTCCCGCTGCAGATCACCGACCTGAGCAAGAAGTACGCGAACGGCGACCGCTACAGCGTCCGCGACCTCTCCTTCCGCGTCGAGAAGGGCCAGGTCCTCGGCCTGCTCGGCCCGAACGGCGCGGGCAAGACGACGACGCTGCGCATGCTGATGGGCCTCATCAAGCCCGACGACGGCGAGATCCGCGTCTTCGGCCACGCCATCCGCCCGGGCGCCCCCGTCCTGTCCCGCGTCGGCTCCTTCGTCGAGGGCGCCGGCTTCCTCCCGCACCTCACCGGCCGGGAGAACCTGGAGCTGTACTGGCAGGCCACCGGCCGCCCCGCCGAGGACGCCCACCTCGCGGAAGCCCTGGAGATCGCCGGCCTCGGCGACGCCCTCGCCCGCGCGGTGCGCACCTACTCCCAGGGCATGCGCCAGCGCCTGGCCATCGCCCAGGCCATGCTGGGCCTGCCGGACCTGCTCATCCTCGACGAACCGACCAACGGCCTCGACCCGCCGCAGATCCGCGAGATGCGCGAGGTGATGATCCGCTACGCGGCCGCCGGCCGCACGGTGATCGTCTCCAGCCATCTCCTGTCCGAGGTCGAGCAGTCCTGCACGCACCTCGTCGTCATGGACCGCGGCAAACTGGTCCAGGCCGGCCCGGTCGCCGAGATCGTCGGCTCCGGCGACACCCTCCTCGTCGGCACCGCCACCCCCGTGGACGAGCCGATCGTCGAGAAGATCGCAGCCCTGCCCGGCGTGGCCTCCGCGGCCCCCGCCGAGGAGGGCCTGCTGGTCCGCCTGGGCGCCGACGGCACCGCCCAGCGCCTGGTCGCCGAACTCGTCCGGCTCGACGTGCCGGTCACCTCGGTCGGCCCGCACCGCCGCCTGGAGGACGCCTTCCTCACCCTGATCGGAGGTTCCGCATGA
- a CDS encoding ABC transporter permease produces MSTLTEVASGYQAGRTLPLRVELVRQLKRRRTLVMGGILAALPFVLLIAFAIGGEPGGRNGQVTLMDTATASGANFAAVNLFVSAGFLLVIPVALFCGDTVASEAGWSSLRYLLAAPVPRARLLWSKLVVGLGLSLAAMVLLPVVALAVGTAAYGWGPLELPTGGSLDSGTAAGRLVVVVGYVFVSQLVTAGLAFWLSTKTDAPLGAVGGAVGLTIVGNVLDAVTALGDWRDFLPAHWQFAWADAVQPTPEWSGMIQGTAVSVTYALVLFALAFRGFARKDVVS; encoded by the coding sequence ATGAGCACGCTCACCGAGGTCGCCTCCGGCTACCAGGCAGGCCGCACCCTGCCGCTGCGCGTCGAACTGGTCCGCCAGCTCAAGCGCCGCCGCACGCTGGTCATGGGCGGCATCCTCGCCGCCCTGCCGTTCGTCCTGCTCATCGCGTTCGCGATCGGCGGCGAGCCCGGCGGCCGCAACGGCCAGGTCACCCTGATGGACACGGCCACCGCGTCCGGCGCCAACTTCGCCGCGGTCAACCTGTTCGTGTCGGCGGGCTTCCTGCTCGTCATCCCGGTCGCCCTGTTCTGCGGGGACACGGTCGCCTCGGAGGCCGGCTGGTCCTCCCTGCGCTACCTCCTCGCCGCGCCCGTGCCCCGGGCCCGCCTGCTGTGGTCCAAGCTCGTCGTGGGCCTCGGCCTCAGCCTGGCCGCGATGGTGCTGCTGCCGGTCGTCGCCCTCGCCGTCGGCACCGCCGCCTACGGCTGGGGCCCACTGGAACTCCCCACGGGCGGCTCGCTCGACTCGGGCACGGCGGCCGGACGGCTCGTGGTCGTCGTCGGGTACGTCTTCGTCTCCCAACTGGTCACCGCGGGGCTGGCGTTCTGGCTCTCGACGAAGACCGACGCCCCCCTCGGCGCGGTCGGCGGCGCGGTCGGCCTGACCATCGTCGGCAACGTCCTGGACGCCGTCACGGCCCTCGGCGACTGGCGCGACTTCCTGCCCGCCCACTGGCAGTTCGCCTGGGCCGACGCCGTCCAGCCCACCCCCGAGTGGTCCGGCATGATCCAGGGCACCGCCGTCTCCGTAACGTACGCCCTGGTCCTGTTCGCCCTGGCCTTCCGCGGTTTCGCCCGCAAGGACGTCGTCTCCTAG
- a CDS encoding vWA domain-containing protein, translated as MKTHRTPRLLAFTAAAALLLTGCGAGDSSGSKASDGARGGKAFPAPSAPRGTEDDAAENDKVDTDHLSTFALDVDTASYGYARRTLADGRRPDPSTIRPEEFVNSFRQDYERPDGNGFSVTVDGARTGDDDWSLVRVGLATRTAKKQGERPPAALTFVIDVSGSMGEPGRLDLAKSSLDTMTDRLRDDDSVAIVTFSGEARTVLPMTRLGDHGRDRVHDAVGGLEPDDSTNLGAGVETGYATAVEGLRKGATNRVVLISDALANTGDTDPDAILERIDTARREHGITLFGVGVGSDYGDALMERLADKGDGHTAYVATEDDATKVFSTDLPQNVDLTARDAKAQVAFDPETVADFRLVGYDDRRVADDDFRNDRVDGGEIGPGHTVTALYAVRTKPGADGHLATATVRWLDPDTRTPHETTGQLETGALHDDLADASARFQVTATAAYFADALREGDHRLPDAPGLSELADRADALARKTEDKQVSDLAAAIGRARRLGV; from the coding sequence ATGAAGACGCACCGCACGCCACGACTGCTCGCGTTCACTGCGGCCGCCGCCCTGCTCCTCACCGGCTGCGGCGCGGGCGACTCCAGCGGCAGCAAGGCCTCGGACGGGGCGCGGGGCGGCAAGGCCTTCCCCGCGCCGAGCGCGCCCCGCGGCACCGAGGACGACGCGGCCGAGAACGACAAGGTCGACACCGACCACCTCTCCACCTTCGCCCTCGACGTCGACACGGCGTCCTACGGCTACGCCCGCCGCACCCTCGCCGACGGCCGCCGCCCCGACCCCTCGACCATCCGCCCCGAGGAGTTCGTCAACAGCTTCCGCCAGGACTACGAACGCCCCGACGGCAACGGGTTCTCGGTCACCGTCGACGGCGCCCGCACCGGCGACGACGACTGGTCCCTGGTCCGCGTAGGCCTCGCCACCCGCACCGCCAAGAAGCAGGGCGAACGCCCGCCCGCCGCCCTCACCTTCGTCATCGACGTCTCCGGCTCGATGGGCGAACCAGGCCGCCTGGACCTGGCCAAGTCCTCCCTGGACACGATGACCGACCGCCTGCGCGACGACGACTCCGTGGCGATCGTCACCTTCAGCGGCGAGGCCAGGACCGTCCTGCCCATGACCCGCCTCGGCGACCACGGCCGCGACCGCGTCCATGACGCCGTGGGCGGCCTGGAACCCGACGACTCCACCAACCTCGGCGCCGGCGTAGAGACCGGCTACGCCACCGCCGTCGAGGGGCTGCGCAAGGGCGCTACCAACCGCGTCGTCCTCATCTCCGACGCCCTCGCCAACACCGGGGACACCGACCCCGACGCCATCCTGGAACGCATCGACACCGCCCGCCGCGAACACGGCATCACCCTCTTCGGCGTCGGCGTCGGCAGCGACTACGGCGACGCCCTGATGGAACGCCTCGCAGACAAGGGCGACGGCCACACCGCCTACGTCGCCACCGAGGACGACGCGACCAAGGTCTTCTCCACCGACCTCCCGCAGAACGTCGACCTCACCGCCCGCGACGCCAAGGCCCAGGTCGCCTTCGACCCCGAGACGGTCGCCGACTTCCGCCTCGTCGGCTACGACGACCGCCGCGTCGCCGACGACGACTTCCGTAACGACCGCGTCGACGGCGGCGAGATCGGCCCCGGCCACACGGTCACCGCCCTCTACGCCGTCCGCACCAAGCCGGGCGCCGACGGCCACCTCGCCACCGCCACCGTCCGCTGGCTCGACCCCGACACCCGCACCCCGCACGAGACCACCGGCCAGCTGGAGACCGGCGCCCTGCACGACGACCTCGCCGACGCGTCCGCCCGCTTCCAGGTCACCGCCACCGCCGCCTACTTCGCCGACGCCCTGCGCGAGGGCGACCACCGCCTCCCGGACGCCCCCGGCCTGTCCGAACTCGCCGACCGCGCCGACGCGTTGGCCAGGAAAACCGAGGACAAGCAGGTGAGCGACCTCGCCGCCGCGATCGGCCGCGCACGCCGACTCGGCGTCTAG
- a CDS encoding rodlin, which yields MKKLWATAALAVSVAGLAVVSAPQALAIGDDSGTTSASGNGASSEFGNSATFGNKSPQLSLVQGSLNKPCIGLPAKIGLQGLVGAVPINVQDINVLSSPQNQQCVENSTQAKGDEPLSHILDDISVLAGNGAGNH from the coding sequence ATGAAGAAGCTGTGGGCAACCGCGGCCCTCGCCGTCTCCGTCGCCGGTCTTGCGGTGGTGAGCGCGCCCCAGGCCCTCGCCATCGGTGACGACAGCGGCACCACGTCCGCCAGCGGCAACGGCGCCTCGTCGGAGTTCGGCAACTCGGCCACCTTCGGCAACAAGAGCCCGCAGCTCTCGCTAGTCCAGGGTTCGCTGAACAAGCCGTGCATCGGCCTGCCCGCCAAGATCGGCCTGCAGGGCCTCGTCGGCGCCGTCCCGATCAACGTCCAGGACATCAACGTCCTGTCCTCCCCGCAGAACCAGCAGTGTGTCGAGAACAGCACCCAGGCCAAGGGCGACGAGCCGCTGTCGCACATCCTGGACGACATCTCGGTCCTGGCGGGCAACGGCGCGGGCAACCACTGA
- a CDS encoding LCP family protein codes for MTRKRNLWPRRLAIPGIVLAAAGGLLGSSALPGREPAPRAMNILLMGTDERDTTSAAEHHEFHAGGQPCGCSDVLMLVHLSARRDRVSVIGVPRDSAAEIPPYRAGAGGVKRPAHPAKINAAYQEGGAELAIRTVESMTKLSIDRFVQVDFRRFIDSVDEAGGVEVCTPRRLKDSATKLDLAPGTHRLRGGQALQYVRSRHVDDSADLGRIQRQQRFLVQALRGLQAGRLLTDPARTRHLVRTLLGSGPQGFKVAELVKLATVLRRVPASATEFTTVPISGFTPPELGIGAALVWDRKRTDALFAQVREDRPLVAKGADPVPNDPPTVLGSTVAVRGSSYACA; via the coding sequence ATGACGAGGAAGAGAAACCTTTGGCCACGTCGGCTGGCGATTCCCGGAATCGTCCTGGCCGCCGCCGGCGGGCTGCTCGGCAGTTCGGCGCTGCCCGGCCGGGAACCCGCTCCGCGCGCGATGAACATCCTGCTGATGGGCACCGACGAACGGGACACCACCAGCGCGGCCGAGCATCACGAGTTCCACGCCGGCGGTCAGCCCTGCGGCTGCTCGGACGTCCTGATGCTGGTCCATCTCTCGGCCCGCCGGGACCGCGTCAGCGTGATCGGTGTGCCCCGCGACTCCGCCGCGGAGATCCCGCCGTACCGCGCCGGGGCGGGCGGCGTGAAACGGCCCGCCCATCCGGCGAAGATCAACGCGGCCTATCAGGAGGGCGGCGCGGAGCTCGCGATCCGGACCGTCGAGTCGATGACCAAGCTGAGCATCGACCGGTTCGTCCAGGTGGACTTCCGGCGGTTCATCGACAGCGTGGACGAGGCCGGCGGCGTCGAGGTGTGCACACCGCGGCGGCTCAAGGACTCCGCGACCAAGCTCGACCTCGCACCCGGCACGCACCGGCTCCGCGGCGGGCAGGCTCTGCAGTACGTCCGCTCGCGCCATGTCGACGACAGTGCCGACCTGGGCCGGATCCAGCGTCAGCAGCGGTTCCTCGTCCAGGCGTTGCGGGGGCTCCAGGCGGGCAGGCTGCTCACCGACCCGGCGCGCACGCGGCACCTGGTGCGCACGCTGCTCGGGTCGGGCCCCCAGGGCTTCAAGGTCGCCGAGCTGGTGAAGCTGGCGACCGTACTGCGCAGGGTGCCGGCCTCGGCGACGGAGTTCACGACCGTGCCGATCTCCGGGTTCACCCCGCCCGAGCTGGGCATCGGCGCGGCGCTGGTCTGGGACCGGAAGCGCACGGACGCGCTCTTCGCGCAGGTGCGCGAGGACCGGCCGCTGGTGGCGAAGGGGGCGGACCCGGTGCCGAACGACCCGCCGACCGTCCTGGGCAGCACGGTGGCGGTGCGCGGGAGCTCGTACGCGTGCGCGTGA
- a CDS encoding rodlin: MIKKVLATAAVAASAVGASAVVAAPALAIGNDSGTTSASGNGAYQAFGNSATYGNMSPQLALIQGSFNKPCIGLPAKVGLQGLLGAVPINVQDINVLSSPQNQQCVENSTQAKGDEALSHILDDIAVLAGNGAANR; encoded by the coding sequence GTGATCAAGAAGGTACTGGCCACCGCTGCGGTCGCCGCTTCCGCCGTAGGCGCCTCCGCCGTCGTAGCAGCCCCGGCGCTCGCCATCGGCAACGACAGCGGCACCACCTCGGCCAGCGGCAACGGCGCGTACCAGGCGTTCGGCAACTCCGCCACGTACGGCAACATGAGCCCCCAGTTGGCGCTCATCCAGGGCTCCTTCAACAAGCCGTGCATCGGCCTGCCCGCCAAGGTGGGCCTGCAGGGCCTCCTCGGCGCCGTCCCGATCAACGTCCAGGACATCAACGTCCTGTCCTCCCCGCAGAACCAGCAGTGCGTCGAGAACTCCACCCAGGCCAAGGGCGACGAGGCCCTTTCGCACATCCTGGACGACATCGCCGTGCTCGCGGGCAACGGTGCGGCCAACCGCTGA
- a CDS encoding rodlin, with the protein MLKKAMAAAAVAASVVGMSAAVAPQALAIGDDAGTTSASGNGAHEAFGNSVTKGNMSPQATLVQGSLNKLCVGLPLKVGVQGLVGAVPINVQDINVLSSPQNQQCAENSTQAKGDEPLSHILDDISALSGNGVANR; encoded by the coding sequence ATGCTGAAGAAGGCAATGGCCGCGGCGGCGGTCGCCGCTTCCGTCGTCGGTATGTCCGCGGCGGTCGCCCCCCAGGCGCTTGCCATCGGGGATGACGCGGGCACCACCTCCGCCAGCGGCAACGGGGCGCACGAGGCGTTCGGGAACTCGGTGACCAAGGGCAACATGAGCCCGCAGGCCACCCTGGTCCAGGGTTCGCTGAACAAGCTGTGTGTCGGTCTGCCCCTCAAGGTGGGCGTGCAGGGCCTCGTCGGCGCCGTCCCGATCAACGTCCAGGACATCAACGTCCTGTCCTCCCCGCAGAACCAGCAGTGCGCCGAGAACTCCACCCAGGCCAAGGGTGACGAGCCGCTGTCGCACATCCTGGACGACATCTCCGCGCTCTCGGGCAACGGTGTGGCCAACCGCTGA
- a CDS encoding chaplin, translating into MKQSAAVVAGLILALGVAAPAFADADANGAAIGSPGVLSGNVVQIPIHIPINVCGNSINAIALLNPTGGNVCIND; encoded by the coding sequence ATGAAGCAGAGCGCTGCTGTTGTCGCGGGTCTGATCCTGGCGCTGGGCGTGGCCGCTCCCGCCTTCGCCGACGCGGATGCCAACGGTGCCGCCATCGGCTCTCCCGGCGTGCTGTCGGGCAACGTCGTCCAGATCCCGATCCACATCCCGATCAACGTGTGCGGCAACTCGATCAACGCCATCGCGCTGCTGAACCCGACCGGTGGCAACGTCTGCATCAACGACTGA
- a CDS encoding chaplin, with product MVAAAAATSVLSLCGGGYALADSQADGAAKGSPGVLSGDTVQAPVDIPVNVCGNSVDVVAALDPAFGNTCANHSGDHKPRPHETRHNDDAPAPATPGQSDQAHDDSGYRDQGYGDSGYGDSGYRDSGYRDQGYGDSGYGDSGYGDSGYGDSGYGGHGPGEDCGGYGDTCGGGGHTTSPPGGGHVTPPPGGGHPTPPPGGGHSSPPPGGGGGAPPGGEHSSPSPGGGTHTPPELAHTGGDSAALLGASGVSALLIGGGAVLYRRGRAASRR from the coding sequence ATGGTCGCGGCCGCAGCCGCGACGAGCGTTCTGTCCCTGTGCGGGGGCGGCTACGCCCTCGCCGACTCGCAGGCCGACGGCGCCGCCAAGGGTTCGCCCGGAGTCCTGTCGGGCGACACCGTCCAGGCGCCGGTGGACATCCCGGTGAACGTGTGCGGCAACTCGGTCGACGTCGTCGCCGCACTCGACCCCGCCTTCGGCAACACCTGCGCCAACCACTCCGGCGACCACAAACCCCGCCCCCACGAAACCCGGCACAACGACGACGCCCCGGCCCCCGCGACCCCCGGCCAGAGCGACCAGGCGCACGACGACTCCGGGTATAGGGACCAGGGGTATGGCGACTCCGGGTATGGGGACTCCGGGTATAGGGACTCCGGGTATAGGGACCAGGGGTACGGGGACTCCGGGTATGGCGACTCCGGGTACGGGGACTCCGGGTATGGCGACTCCGGGTACGGGGGCCACGGTCCGGGTGAGGACTGCGGGGGCTATGGCGATACCTGCGGCGGCGGGGGACACACGACTTCGCCGCCGGGCGGCGGTCACGTGACGCCCCCGCCCGGTGGCGGTCACCCGACCCCGCCTCCCGGCGGAGGGCACTCGTCTCCGCCTCCCGGCGGCGGTGGTGGTGCTCCGCCCGGTGGGGAGCACTCGTCCCCGTCTCCCGGCGGCGGCACGCACACCCCGCCGGAGTTGGCGCACACCGGCGGTGACAGTGCGGCTCTGCTGGGCGCCTCGGGTGTCAGCGCGTTGCTCATCGGGGGCGGCGCCGTCCTGTACCGGCGAGGCAGGGCAGCGTCCCGTCGCTGA
- a CDS encoding FAD-dependent oxidoreductase, with protein sequence MYDLLVVGAGPYGLSIASHAAAAGLSLRVFGRPMASWRDNMPGGMFLKSEPWASNLSDPAARWRLDVYCETQGVTARHGEPIPVEMFAEYGLWFARNAVPDVDERTVTRITAVPGGFEAVTEDGESVQARTVALAVGVMPFVEIPAALRGLTPGLVTHSSHHGDLGRFRGRDVTVIGGGQAALETAALLAEQDTRVRVLARADRLSWNDVPPPWERPWWQSARSPHSGLGPGWRNWFYAERPGLYRRLPEPTRARIAATALGPAGAWWVRDRVEGSVEVRLDHEVTGARAVPGGVRLEVTGADSFETEHVIAATGFKATRDRLGLLSGELRGALATVADGSPEVGRDFESSHPGLFMAGLVTAAGFGPAMRFVHGATFTAGALVRGVRRRLRTGVPSGAIPAPGRHGATEAVRG encoded by the coding sequence ATGTACGACCTGCTGGTGGTGGGCGCGGGCCCGTACGGCCTGTCCATCGCGTCCCACGCCGCGGCCGCCGGGCTGAGCCTGCGCGTCTTCGGCCGGCCGATGGCCTCCTGGCGCGACAACATGCCGGGCGGGATGTTCCTCAAGTCCGAGCCATGGGCCTCCAACCTCTCCGACCCCGCGGCCCGCTGGCGACTCGACGTCTACTGCGAGACCCAGGGCGTCACGGCCCGGCACGGGGAGCCCATCCCGGTCGAGATGTTCGCCGAGTACGGCCTGTGGTTCGCCCGCAACGCCGTCCCGGACGTCGACGAGCGCACGGTCACCCGGATCACCGCCGTGCCGGGCGGCTTCGAGGCGGTCACCGAGGACGGCGAGAGCGTCCAGGCCCGGACGGTCGCCCTCGCCGTCGGTGTGATGCCGTTCGTCGAGATCCCGGCCGCCCTGCGCGGCCTTACCCCCGGCTTGGTCACGCACAGCAGCCACCACGGCGACCTCGGGCGCTTCCGCGGCCGGGACGTCACGGTGATCGGCGGCGGCCAGGCGGCCCTGGAGACGGCCGCCCTGCTCGCCGAACAGGACACCCGGGTAAGGGTGTTGGCCCGCGCCGACCGGCTGTCCTGGAACGATGTGCCGCCGCCCTGGGAGCGCCCGTGGTGGCAGTCGGCCCGCTCCCCGCACAGCGGTCTGGGCCCCGGCTGGCGCAACTGGTTCTACGCCGAGCGGCCCGGCCTGTACCGCCGGCTCCCGGAGCCGACCCGGGCGCGGATCGCGGCGACGGCGCTCGGACCGGCCGGCGCGTGGTGGGTGCGGGACCGGGTCGAGGGCTCCGTGGAGGTGCGCCTCGACCACGAGGTGACAGGGGCGCGGGCCGTGCCGGGCGGGGTACGGCTGGAGGTGACGGGAGCGGACTCCTTCGAGACCGAGCATGTGATCGCGGCCACCGGCTTCAAGGCGACCCGCGACCGGCTCGGACTGCTCTCCGGCGAGCTGCGCGGCGCGCTGGCCACGGTGGCCGACGGCTCCCCCGAGGTGGGCCGGGACTTCGAGTCGTCCCACCCCGGCCTGTTCATGGCCGGCCTGGTGACGGCGGCGGGCTTCGGCCCGGCGATGCGTTTCGTCCACGGCGCGACGTTCACCGCGGGCGCTCTTGTCCGAGGCGTCCGGCGCCGGCTGCGCACGGGCGTGCCGAGCGGCGCGATCCCGGCGCCGGGCCGGCACGGGGCGACGGAGGCCGTACGGGGCTGA